Part of the Carassius carassius chromosome 20, fCarCar2.1, whole genome shotgun sequence genome, ATTCATGCAGAAACATGCACCTCATTGCTAGGAGACGCTAGGTGACATAAAATgttctaaaatcttaaaatataaatcGTTTGATATAGCCTGACTGGAAGGAGTCATTGTCTGGTGCTAAAAAGACTGTGCTCATCGTCATTTTCTGTGAAATGTCAAAATCTGGAGGCTGACTTTCAGCAACTAGCATTGACTTTGCCAGATTTGCCAGTACATTAGAGAGAATGTCTAGCAAAGTTTATGAAGTGTAATCCAGTCTTGAGTTTGAACACTCCtgctagggctggacgatatagTAAGAAAGTATCAATGATATGTTTCATATCGTTCGGTATCAAAAATTGACATAtttttataacctttttttttatttagccactgtatttttATAACACAATTTGAGACAAACaacaaagtttttgttttaacagtccaacacaaaataaaaattaaacgtaATTTctaatgttttgtattttctatCTTTATTTTATACGTCTAATTGTCTCCCGAGGCCACTGTAGGGCGCAATGAGCAAAATAATGCAGCACATTTAAagaatactccaccccaaaatgaaaattttgtcattaatcacttacccccatgtttcTTCAAAAGCCATAAAAGCTTAATGCGTCTTCAGAACTCAATTTacgatattttggatgaaaactgtgaGGCTTCTGTCCCATTGACTTGCGCTACGAtgatgtggagagaaacagagaagagaaattgttaaaaacagatggcagatggactattctgatgacgtctttcatacttttctggaccttgacagtgtaacttacctAGCAgtatatgggacagtcacaagcctcccggtttttgTCCAAAATATCGTAAATTGATTTCTgaagacgaatgaagcttttacgggtttggaacgacatgggggtaagtgattaatgacaatgttcattttggggtggagtattctTTAAACGTGCTTCATTATTTTGCTCATTGCACCCTCCAGTGGCCTCGGGAGACAATTAGGCGCATCTCATGGGCTTTATATCAATATCCAAGAAGGTCAATGAATATCGATACGGTTTCATCGCCTGGGCCTACTGCCGGCCTTAAGAACATGATTCCAAGATTCTTCTGTACCTTATCTTACACAACATTTTGTTTTGTCATATCTGATTTATATGATAAATTGTCTTGTCTTCCTGAACAGATCTGTAACATGGTTGCAGTTCTTGATGTTATTACCAATTTGGAGAAATATCCTATCACCAAAGAAGCACTTGAGGTTGGTAAAAATGTGCACTGATCaccaataatataatattagtcTGCTTAAGATATGACGTCAAATACTCTTTTCGGGTCCAAGTCGCTACTATATTTCAAGAgtgtttattttccttttaagGACATGGTGTACACTGTTTACAGCTCACTTTTTTCCAGACAACAATATTTTAACAATTCAGAAAAGATAAATCCCTGGCTTACTGAGATTTTATGGAAATAAAGGTTAGAATAATGATTTTTTGGTAGTATAAAGAACACCATGATTATGTATTAGCACcatttgttgttttgttgctGGGATCTAGTGTTTGGacctgaaaatgtcatatttaagAGCCAGATAATATCTCATCCTTCATTACTCTTCGTTAACACTGCATGGTATTAGTTtgagagaaacattttttttatgaagacTTTTATCTGATGTATCCTTTCCAATGCAGGAAACCCGCTTGGGAAAGCTGATTAATGATGTGAGAAAGAAAACAAAGGATGAGGACCTTGCCAAACGTGCCAAGAAACTCCTCCGGAACTGGCAGAAGCTGATCGAGCCCGGCCAAAGTGACCCTCCGGCAAGAGGAGCCTCAAATGTCCCAGGTTCTGCCAATGGTGGTTCTCACCCCTGCCGGACAGACACGCCTCCAGCGGTCCCCCCTCCGAGCAAAGTCGCTCCTGAGCTCAAATCCAGAAATGACATCCATAACACTTACTCCCCAAAGGCAGAGAAATCCACCAGCCGAAAACGGCGGGGGGAGCAAAGGGATAGTCCACATCTGCCAGCCAAAATAACAAAGACGTCCCTTTACGAGCCAATGTATTCCTCTTCCCCACCTTTAAATGGAATTAGGGGGAGCCCAGAGACTCTCCCGGATAAAGATGACGATGTACCTTCTGACAGAATCCGCATGGAACACCTTGAGAATGACAGGCACAACAAAATCCCTGTCAACGCTGTGAAGCCTCATCCGAGCTCTCCGGGGCTTACCAAACTACCTAGCACTTCCTCCTTACTCAAAACGTCAGTGTTACAGCAGCACGCGAGAATGGACGGAGGCGGGCAGCATCAGCCCAAAAGCCCTCGGTACTCTTCGAGTCCACGCAGTGTAATGCAAGATACGATGGCCAAGAGGTCTTCAACATATGCACCAAAAGGGACTCTCTTGAGCCCGGCTCAGAATTCAGCCCAAGTGCCCTCTCCTTTGCCCACGCTGCAGCCTTTAACGTCGCCGGCCCAGGTGTGCATCAGCGACGGTCCGTCATCTGTGGGGCTGGAAGGCTCAATGCACTTGTACAGATCGACAGGTAGACTCTCCCAGCCCCCACACAGCACTGCAACACTGGAGCCGCTTTCCAACTCCCCGCTCACCACACACAGCTTGGAGGGCACAGAGATCAAGAGTGAGCGGGAGGGAGCGACCTCCAACTCAGAAGGCAAAAAGCGGAAGAAATACAGACCCAGAGACTACACAGTAAATCTTCAGGGGCAGTCCTCGGAGGACAGGACCAAACCTGTGCGGTTAAAAGAGCGTAGGTTGACGTTCGACCCGGTGACCGGACAGATTAAGCCCCTCACTCCAAAAGAATCCCACCATGATGTAGAGTGCCAAGGCCCGCCAATCGCAGAGCCTTCGGTGAGGACTGAGATGCCACAGCAAAACACCCCTACGTCAGTTCCCAACCCCTTTCAACAGACAAACTGGAAAGAGCTGTCCAGAAATGAAATCATCCAGTCATACCTTAACCTTCAGAGCAACGTTCTCACATCCTCTGGAGCACAGACCCATGGGGCACACTTTTTCATGACTGAATATTTGAAGCGAGAGGAACACGACGTCAAAGAGTTCCGGGAAACGCACGCTTTAGTACCGAGCAGCTCCCCGATGGAACTGCCCGGGGTGACTCGGGACGTAATGAACGAGGACCTTCTCAGAATACACAACGAACACTGGCCAGGTGTGAACGGTTGTTATGACACCAAGGGAGCCTGGTTTGATTGGACAGAGTGTATATCGTTGGATCCTCACGGCGATGAGAGTAAATTGAACATCCTGCCATATGTTTGCCTAGACTGAGAGAACAGGGCTTGGAAAAGTTTTCAATGTTCCCACTGTGAGTCGAAGGAGATCGAAGGGACTCTCCTCGTCACTCTGTACTAGGTTCATCTTACAGGTGTAAAGAACGAACCAACAGCGGTTGTTCCGAGATCAGTTTTCCACAAGAAGGAGCTGAAGTGGCGTCCTGTTTGTAATGTGCTGCTACCAACAAGAATTTGCAAACAAGGGTTGTAAACAATGGCTCGCAGGGATTTCACTGGGCCAGTTCTTGCACAATGTGTGAACAGGAGGGTCTGAGCAAGCATTGAGCAGTACAGATGTGTTTAAAAGCAAGTCGAGAACATTTTTTGGCAGTTACAAAAAGCTTTATGTGACACAGAATAAATTATAAAAGTTTCTTATCATGTATTCATCTATTTATTTGACAATTTTTggtttccatattttttttttctagcagaAGCTTATCCACAAGATGTGCAGATATGTTTGAGGCTTTTCTGTTCGCATCACACATTTGTCCCCTTATTTGTGATGTACATGaggcatatataaatacatttgtttccCACATCGGCTCTCACGTACGTGTGCTAATTGATGTAGATACCGACATTCCATTCCGTCATTTCTCGCTTAACATTTCTTTCTCgatttatttaaatgtgattttcataTGAGAGAAAGGCAATCTATTTTTAGAtctgttaaataaaacaatattttaaacaaatctgTTTGCCTAGataattgtaaaaagaaaaatatggaTAAATATGTCGAAAAAGAGAAAGTATTCATGTGCTAGAAGAAAATGCAGCGGATGGCCACAGAGGGTGCTACTTTTCATCTTCATACTGTGAGGACAGGAAAGCAAGAAAACGTTAATATGCTGGAAATATACTTGTTACCATTCCTTTTAGATATTGTTTGCCTTACTGAAACCATTCAACAATGACTTTCTTATCTGAAGAGCCTTAGTGAATGTATGGCATTTAGATTTGTTTAGGAGGTACAGAAGGAACACCTCTTGGCATCTGCCATGtggtctttttttttcctcatatgGGCGCATTGTGCTATAAATGTGTCAATAAATATGCACGTTATCCTGCTTGTCTGTACATAGTTCTTGCAATCCATGTAAAACCTTTctaagtctttatttttttttaagtgtgaatGTAATTAATTTGGGAGGAATCAAAGCATTTTGAATGGAAGACCCAATCATTTGTGTTGCTGTTCACCGGCATCTATAGACCTAGATTTATAGGTTGTGGTGCTATTATTCATTCAATGTTTTCAGTTTGACATCATTGATCGtaggtttttcttttctttttttattcaatattattttttCTGCCTTGCCATTGTTTTGAAGACGAGCGTCTTGTGAAGGGGTGAAACCAATTTGCTGCCGACTTGCAAACACTGTGTGCTCTGCTACCTTCGTCCTACCGATGTGCCTTTGATGGAAAAAGTTTGGAAAGGCTTCCTCTAGCTTCACTTGGTTTCAAAAGTACAGCATATGTTTTCTTAAGACCATGTCAGATATTCCAGGGATATGCATTGTTTTTGAGGCAAAGGCCATCTAAGAGCTCAACACTTGGTTAGGGTATTGCAAATATAATTTGCAATTTAAAACTAGAGGAGAGACTTCTTTGATCATTTATGATCAGTATATTTGTTCAGTGTTTAACATCACTCGTTTGttcgaaaaaataaaatgatcaaacCTCTTTGCATCATGGTACCCTTTCTTCCATCAAGGTTACTTGTCCCAAACCTACATGACTTGACATGTTCATGAgtagaaaatatgtaatttaatggtATTGTTTCGTTTTCAGGAAATGATTTGTAGTGCTAAATCAATCAACAGTAAACAAACTGTTGTGTTCCCTATGCAAGGTGCTATTTGAGTGTTATAATTTGCTTGAATGGTGTGTCATGGAAACCCCCTTTTTAATGAAGCTAACCATAAGGTGTTGCGTTTACACACTTACTTAACCTtgtcttaaatggatagttcacccaaaatgaaaattctttcgtttaccctcatgtcattccaaacctgactggtttactttcttctgctgaacccAACAGAAATTTTGGGTTCACATAGAACATATGTTTGCTGTGAAAAACGGACACGTTTGTCTGTTAAGCTTGTGCATCTTTCAGCATTTTGTGCATGATGTGACATTGTAAAAAGGCATTGTTTGAGTGGCCTTTTACACACTAGATTTTATACCAAAGATCACTAATTATCATTCTAATTTTAGAATAAGGAATTTAGCACCACGAAAAAGCTGAAAATGAGAAATTTACAACTCCAATTCCAGAGAAGTTGGGACGTTTTGTAAAAATCcaataaaatcaagaatctgtgatttgttcattctctttaacttttgtttaattgacaaaagtacaaagaaacatttccaaagttttcactgaccaacaaatgtattttgtaaatatgaacaaatgttgattttgGTGGCTgcaacacattccaaaaaaggttGGGACAGAGGCACGTTTAACACTGTCACATCAACTTTCCTTTTAATTGCAATGTTTCATTGTGTGGAAATTAAGGATACAGATTGTTAAAGTTTTGCAAGCAACATTTTTGTCCAGTCTCTCTTGAAACAAGGCTTAAGATGCTCAGCAGTCTGATTGTCGTTATCTGATTCTCCTTTTCATGACTggtcatacattttcaataggagtcagatctggactgcagacaggtCAGTCAAGCACATACTCTGTTGTAGCACATGCAGAATGAGAGCTGGCATCGTCTTGATCTAATAGCCAAAGACATT contains:
- the LOC132096530 gene encoding mediator of RNA polymerase II transcription subunit 26; this translates as MTTASATPQQMRDRLLQAIDSQSNICNMVAVLDVITNLEKYPITKEALEETRLGKLINDVRKKTKDEDLAKRAKKLLRNWQKLIEPGQSDPPARGASNVPGSANGGSHPCRTDTPPAVPPPSKVAPELKSRNDIHNTYSPKAEKSTSRKRRGEQRDSPHLPAKITKTSLYEPMYSSSPPLNGIRGSPETLPDKDDDVPSDRIRMEHLENDRHNKIPVNAVKPHPSSPGLTKLPSTSSLLKTSVLQQHARMDGGGQHQPKSPRYSSSPRSVMQDTMAKRSSTYAPKGTLLSPAQNSAQVPSPLPTLQPLTSPAQVCISDGPSSVGLEGSMHLYRSTGRLSQPPHSTATLEPLSNSPLTTHSLEGTEIKSEREGATSNSEGKKRKKYRPRDYTVNLQGQSSEDRTKPVRLKERRLTFDPVTGQIKPLTPKESHHDVECQGPPIAEPSVRTEMPQQNTPTSVPNPFQQTNWKELSRNEIIQSYLNLQSNVLTSSGAQTHGAHFFMTEYLKREEHDVKEFRETHALVPSSSPMELPGVTRDVMNEDLLRIHNEHWPGVNGCYDTKGAWFDWTECISLDPHGDESKLNILPYVCLD